Proteins from one Camelina sativa cultivar DH55 chromosome 8, Cs, whole genome shotgun sequence genomic window:
- the LOC104706389 gene encoding SNF2 domain-containing protein CLASSY 2-like isoform X1: MKKRRFYGLKHPFDPCPFEFFCSGTWKAVEHIRIEDGKMAIRLLENGYVLEDIRPFQRLRLRSRKATLTDCICFLRPDIDVCVLYPLHEDDLEPVWVDARIVSIERKPHDQSKCSCKINVRIYIDQGCIASDKQRINKDSVVIGLNQISILQKFYKEQITDQYYRWKFSEDCTSLTRTRLSLGKFLPDLSWLAVTSFTKSIVFHIRTVQTKMVYQIITDEGCSSSMSSMNITFEDGVSLSKVVQFNPADIVDDSQDPEIKQETDCYPEEDEVVEMRRSKRRKVRPDRYTGCDYQPETVDGWVRMMPYCRYDKWNVVNVESEVEEDGDTNDELYVPLSCLFKKKITNSQEDIPKVRRDETVLVKKRKGNGLGRKERNSEISVIPFTPVFEPIPLERFGLDPKLLSGGGSFSRSQYFDEIDKYRSKAVKYGNKMTEMEEMMEADLCWKGPNHVKSVKKRISRPSRSVVSKTEDSEERPRVFKKVTLSAGAYNKLIDTYMNNIEVTIAAKDEPTSVVEQWEELKKTNFVSKLYGDMEQTSNEDDEGETSENKMLWREMELCLASSYILDDSEARVDNKAFEMARSGCEHEYRLDEEIGLCCRLCGHVGTEIKHVSAPFAEHKKWTIETKQIEEHDLKTKLGHKEAEREDFTMSIDSSELLAAEESDNVWALIPQLKRKLHMHQQRAFEFLWRNIAGSVEPALMDPTSDKIGGCVISHTPGAGKTFLIIAFLTSYLKLFPGKRPLVLAPKTTLYTWYKEFIKWEIPVPVHLIHGRQTYSTFKHNSTVQFNGVPKPSKDVMHVLDCLEKIQKWHAHPSVLVMGYTSFLTLMREDSKFAHRKYMAKVLRESPGLLVLDEGHNPRSTKSRLRKALMKVGTDLRILLSGTLFQNNFCEYFNTLCLARPKFIHEVLMELDQKYKTRQYVNKAPHLLENRARKLFIDIIAKKIDASVGDERLQGLNMLKNMTNSFIDNYEGSGSGSGDALPGLQIYTLLMNSTDVQHKILTKLQDVIKSHYGYPLEVELQTTLAAIHPWLIKTSNCCTKFFNQQELVEIEKFKHDAKKGSKVMFVLNLVYRVVKREKILIFCHNIAPIRLFIELFENVFRWQRGREILTLTGDLELFERGRVIDKFEELGNPSRVLLASITACAEGISLTAASRVIMLDSEWNPSKTKQAIARAFRPGQQKVVYVYQLLSRGTLEEDKYRRTTWKEWVSSMIFSEEFVEDPSLWQAEKIEDDVLREIVGEDRVKSFHMIMKNEKASTG; encoded by the exons AGATGGCAATACGTCTATTAGAGAATGGTTATGTGTTGGAAGATATACGTCCGTTCCAAAGGCTTCGTCTCAGATCAAGAAAGGCGACATTGACCGACTGTATCTGTTTCCTTAGGCCTGACATCGATGTTTGTGTTCTCTATCCTCTCCATGAGGATGACTTGGAAccg GTTTGGGTTGATGCGAGGATAGTTTCTATAGAGAGGAAGCCTCATGATCAGTCTAAATGCTCTTGCAAGATCAATGTTAGAATTTACATAGACCAAGGCTGCATTGCTTCTGATAAACAAAGAATCAATAAAGATTCTGTGGTCATCGGTCTAAACCAAATCTCTATTCTCCAGAAGTTTTACAAGGAACAAATTACTGATCAGTACTACAGGTGGAAGTTCTCTGAGGACTGCACTTCGTTGACAAGAACAAGACTGTCGTTGGGAAAGTTCTTGCCGGATCTTTCGTGGTTGGCTGTTACTTCATTTACAAAAAGCATTGTGTTTCACATTAGGACAGTGCAAACCAAAATGGTATATCAGATTATAACAGATGAAGGCTGTAGCAGTTCTATGAGTTCGAtgaatattacttttgaagacGGTGTCTCGTTGTCAAAAGTGGTTCAGTTTAATCCAGCTGATATAGTCGATGATTCTCAAGATCCTGAAATAAAGCAAGAAACTGATTGTTATCCTGAAGAAGACGAGGTAGTGGAAATGCGTCGGTCCAAGAGAAGGAAAGTGAGACCTGATAGATATACTGGATGTGATTATCAGCCAGAAACAGTTGACGGTTGGGTGCGGATGATGCCATACTGCCGGTATGATAAATGGAATGTTGTTAATGTGGAGAGTGAGGTCGAAGAAGATGGTGATACTAATGATGAGTTGTATGTACCATTGTCATGtttgttcaagaaaaaaataactaattctCAAGAAGATATACCAAAAGTTCGTAGAGACGAGACtgttttggtgaagaagaggaaaggaaATGGACTTGGTCGAAAAGAGCGGAACTCCGAGATTTCTGTTATTCCTTTCACTCCTGTATTTGAGCCTATACCGTTGGAACGGTTTGGTCTTGATCCTAAATTGTTGAGTGGGGGTGGCAGCTTCTCAAGAAGCCAGTACTTTGATGAGATTGATAAGTACCGAAGTAAAGCTGTGAAGTACGGGAACAAAATGACGGAAATGGAAGAGATGATGGAAGCTGATCTGTGTTGGAAAGGTCCTAACCATGTGAAGTCGGTTAAAAAACGAATATCTCGACCATCGCGGTCAGTTGTTTCAAAAACTGAGGATTCTGAGGAACGTCCACGGGTCTTTAAGAAAGTAACATTGAGTGCAGGTGCATATAATAAGCTGATAGATACATACATGAACAACATTGAGGTAACAATTGCAGCCAAGGACGAGCCCACCAGTGTTGTTGAACAGTGGGAGGAGTTAAAGAAGACAAATTTCGTATCTAAATTGTACGGGGATATGGAACAGACCTCTAATGAGGATGATGAAGGAGAGACTTCAGAGAACAAAATGTTATGGAGAGAAATGGAACTCTGCTTAGCTTCTTCTTACATTCTTGATGACAGCGAG GCAAGAGTGGACAACAAGGCTTTTGAAATGGCGAGAAGCGGTTGTGAGCACGAATATAGGCTGGACGAAGAAATCGGGCTGTGTTGTAGGTTATGTGGTCATGTAGGAACTGAGATAAAACATGTTTCTGCACCATTT GCGGAACATAAGAAATGGACCATAGAGACTAAGCAGATCGAAGAGCATGACCTAAAGACTAAATTAGGCCACAAAGAAGCTGAGAGAGAAGATTTCACTATGTCAATTGATTCTTCGGAATTGCTTGCGGCTGAAGAAAGTGACAACGTTTGGGCATTAATACCTCAGCTTAAGAGAAAACTACATATGCATCAGCAACGGGCTTTTGAGTTTCTCTGGAGAAATATAGCAGGATCTGTGGAACCCGCACTTATGGATCCCACTTCAGATAAGATAGGTGGTTGTGTGATCTCTCATACACCAGGAGCTGGTAAAACTTTCCTAATTATTGCTTTCCTCACAAGCTACTTGAAGCTATTCCCCGGGAAAAGACCTTTGGTTCTTGCTCCTAAAACAACTCTCTACACTTGGTACAAGGAGTTCATCAAATGGGAGATCCCAGTTCCGGTTCATTTGATCCATGGTCGACAAACCTACTCTACTTTCAAACACAACAGCACAGTTCAGTTCAATGGAGTTCCAAAACCAAGCAAAGATGTTATGCATGTTCTTGATTGCTTAGAGAAAATACAGAAATGGCACGCGCATCCAAGCGTTCTTGTAATGGGTTACACCTCTTTTCTGACTCTAATGAGGGAAGACTCAAAGTTTGCTCATCGGAAATACATGGCTAAAGTTCTAAGAGAGAGCCCAgggcttcttgttcttgatgaagGACATAACCCAAGGAGTACCAAGTCAAGACTACGTAAGGCCTTGATGAAAGTTGGTACTGACTTAAGGATACTTCTTTCAGGTACTTTGTTTCAGAACAACTTCTGTGAGTACTTCAACACACTGTGTTTGGCTAGACCAAAGTTCATTCATGAGGTTCTGATGGAGTTAGATCAGAAATATAAGACCAGGCAATATGTGAATAAGGCGCCTCACTTACTGGAGAACAGAGCACGTAAACTCTTCATCGATATAATCGCCAAGAAGATTGATGCGAGCGTGGGAGATGAACGCCTTCAAGGTCTCAATATGTTGAAGAATATGACTAATAGTTTCATTGATAATTATGAAGGGAGTGGAAGTGGAAGTGGAGATGCTCTTCCCGGTCTACAGATCTATACATTGTTGATGAACTCGACGGATGTACAGCATAAGATACTCACAAAACTTCAGGATGTAATAAAGAGTCATTACGGGTATCCACTCGAGGTCGAGCTTCAGACCACATTGGCAGCTATACACCCTTG GTTGATCAAGACATCAAACTGTTGCACAAAATTCTTCAACCAACAAGAACTTGTTGAGATCGAAAAATTCAAGCACGACGCAAAGAAAGGATCTAAAGTCATGTTTGTGCTAAACCTTGTCTACCGAGTGGTCAAGAGGGAGAAGATCTTGATCTTTTGCCACAACATAGCACCAATCCGTCTGTTTATAGAACTGTTTGAGAACGTTTTCAGGTGGCAAAGAGGCAGAGAGATCTTGACCTTAACCGGTGATCTAGAGCTGTTCGAGAGAGGTAGAGTGATAGACAAATTTGAAGAACTGGGAAACCCATCCCGAGTCCTACTGGCCTCGATCACAGCTTGCGCAGAAGGGATTAGTCTAACCGCTGCTTCACGGGTAATCATGCTTGACTCAGAATGGAACCCTTCAAAGACAAAGCAGGCCATAGCTCGTGCATTCAGACCGGGACAGCAGAAAGTTGTTTATGTTTATCAGCTCTTGTCCAGAGGAACATTGGAGGAAGACAAGTACAGGAGAACGACATGGAAAGAGTGGGTCTCAAGTATGATATTCAGTGAGGAGTTTGTTGAGGATCCGTCTCTATGGCAAGCTGAGAAGATTGAAGATGATGTTCTTAGAGAGATCGTTGGAGAAGATAGAGTCAAATCTTTCCATATGATCATGAAGAATGAGAAGGCTTCAACAGGGTGA
- the LOC104706389 gene encoding SNF2 domain-containing protein CLASSY 2-like isoform X2, with translation MKKRRFYGLKHPFDPCPFEFFCSGTWKAVEHIRIEDGKMAIRLLENGYVLEDIRPFQRLRLRSRKATLTDCICFLRPDIDVCVLYPLHEDDLEPVWVDARIVSIERKPHDQSKCSCKINVRIYIDQGCIASDKQRINKDSVVIGLNQISILQKFYKEQITDQYYRWKFSEDCTSLTRTRLSLGKFLPDLSWLAVTSFTKSIVFHIRTVQTKMVYQIITDEGCSSSMSSMNITFEDGVSLSKVVQFNPADIVDDSQDPEIKQETDCYPEEDEVVEMRRSKRRKVRPDRYTGCDYQPETVDGWVRMMPYCRYDKWNVVNVESEVEEDGDTNDELYVPLSCLFKKKITNSQEDIPKVRRDETVLVKKRKGNGLGRKERNSEISVIPFTPVFEPIPLERFGLDPKLLSGGGSFSRSQYFDEIDKYRSKAVKYGNKMTEMEEMMEADLCWKGPNHVKSVKKRISRPSRSVVSKTEDSEERPRVFKKVTLSAGAYNKLIDTYMNNIEVTIAAKDEPTSVVEQWEELKKTNFVSKLYGDMEQTSNEDDEGETSENKMLWREMELCLASSYILDDSEARVDNKAFEMARSGCEHEYRLDEEIGLCCRLCGHVGTEIKHVSAPFAEHKKWTIETKQIEEHDLKTKLGHKEAEREDFTMSIDSSELLAAEESDNVWALIPQLKRKLHMHQQRAFEFLWRNIAGSVEPALMDPTSDKIGGCVISHTPGAGKTFLIIAFLTSYLKLFPGKRPLVLAPKTTLYTWYKEFIKWEIPVPVHLIHGRQTYSTFKHNSTVQFNGVPKPSKDVMHVLDCLEKIQKWHAHPSVLVMGYTSFLTLMREDSKFAHRKYMAKVLRESPGLLVLDEGHNPRSTKSRLRKALMKVGTDLRILLSGTLFQNNFCEYFNTLCLARPKFIHEVLMELDQKYKTRQYVNKAPHLLENRARKLFIDIIAKKIDASVGDERLQGLNMLKNMTNSFIDNYEGSGSGSGDALPGLQIYTLLMNSTDVQHKILTKLQDVIKSHYGYPLEVELQTTLAAIHPWLIKTSNCCTKFFNQQELVEIEKHKHDAKKGSKVMFVLNLVYRVVKREKILIFCHNIAPIRLFIELFENVFRWQRGREILTLTGDLELFERGRVIDKFEELGNPSRVLLASITACAEGISLTAASRVIMLDSEWNPSKTKQAIARAFRPGQQKVVYVYQLLSRGTLEEDKYRRTTWKEWVSSMIFSEEFVEDPSLWQAEKIEDDVLREIVGEDRVKSFHMIMKNEKASTG, from the exons AGATGGCAATACGTCTATTAGAGAATGGTTATGTGTTGGAAGATATACGTCCGTTCCAAAGGCTTCGTCTCAGATCAAGAAAGGCGACATTGACCGACTGTATCTGTTTCCTTAGGCCTGACATCGATGTTTGTGTTCTCTATCCTCTCCATGAGGATGACTTGGAAccg GTTTGGGTTGATGCGAGGATAGTTTCTATAGAGAGGAAGCCTCATGATCAGTCTAAATGCTCTTGCAAGATCAATGTTAGAATTTACATAGACCAAGGCTGCATTGCTTCTGATAAACAAAGAATCAATAAAGATTCTGTGGTCATCGGTCTAAACCAAATCTCTATTCTCCAGAAGTTTTACAAGGAACAAATTACTGATCAGTACTACAGGTGGAAGTTCTCTGAGGACTGCACTTCGTTGACAAGAACAAGACTGTCGTTGGGAAAGTTCTTGCCGGATCTTTCGTGGTTGGCTGTTACTTCATTTACAAAAAGCATTGTGTTTCACATTAGGACAGTGCAAACCAAAATGGTATATCAGATTATAACAGATGAAGGCTGTAGCAGTTCTATGAGTTCGAtgaatattacttttgaagacGGTGTCTCGTTGTCAAAAGTGGTTCAGTTTAATCCAGCTGATATAGTCGATGATTCTCAAGATCCTGAAATAAAGCAAGAAACTGATTGTTATCCTGAAGAAGACGAGGTAGTGGAAATGCGTCGGTCCAAGAGAAGGAAAGTGAGACCTGATAGATATACTGGATGTGATTATCAGCCAGAAACAGTTGACGGTTGGGTGCGGATGATGCCATACTGCCGGTATGATAAATGGAATGTTGTTAATGTGGAGAGTGAGGTCGAAGAAGATGGTGATACTAATGATGAGTTGTATGTACCATTGTCATGtttgttcaagaaaaaaataactaattctCAAGAAGATATACCAAAAGTTCGTAGAGACGAGACtgttttggtgaagaagaggaaaggaaATGGACTTGGTCGAAAAGAGCGGAACTCCGAGATTTCTGTTATTCCTTTCACTCCTGTATTTGAGCCTATACCGTTGGAACGGTTTGGTCTTGATCCTAAATTGTTGAGTGGGGGTGGCAGCTTCTCAAGAAGCCAGTACTTTGATGAGATTGATAAGTACCGAAGTAAAGCTGTGAAGTACGGGAACAAAATGACGGAAATGGAAGAGATGATGGAAGCTGATCTGTGTTGGAAAGGTCCTAACCATGTGAAGTCGGTTAAAAAACGAATATCTCGACCATCGCGGTCAGTTGTTTCAAAAACTGAGGATTCTGAGGAACGTCCACGGGTCTTTAAGAAAGTAACATTGAGTGCAGGTGCATATAATAAGCTGATAGATACATACATGAACAACATTGAGGTAACAATTGCAGCCAAGGACGAGCCCACCAGTGTTGTTGAACAGTGGGAGGAGTTAAAGAAGACAAATTTCGTATCTAAATTGTACGGGGATATGGAACAGACCTCTAATGAGGATGATGAAGGAGAGACTTCAGAGAACAAAATGTTATGGAGAGAAATGGAACTCTGCTTAGCTTCTTCTTACATTCTTGATGACAGCGAG GCAAGAGTGGACAACAAGGCTTTTGAAATGGCGAGAAGCGGTTGTGAGCACGAATATAGGCTGGACGAAGAAATCGGGCTGTGTTGTAGGTTATGTGGTCATGTAGGAACTGAGATAAAACATGTTTCTGCACCATTT GCGGAACATAAGAAATGGACCATAGAGACTAAGCAGATCGAAGAGCATGACCTAAAGACTAAATTAGGCCACAAAGAAGCTGAGAGAGAAGATTTCACTATGTCAATTGATTCTTCGGAATTGCTTGCGGCTGAAGAAAGTGACAACGTTTGGGCATTAATACCTCAGCTTAAGAGAAAACTACATATGCATCAGCAACGGGCTTTTGAGTTTCTCTGGAGAAATATAGCAGGATCTGTGGAACCCGCACTTATGGATCCCACTTCAGATAAGATAGGTGGTTGTGTGATCTCTCATACACCAGGAGCTGGTAAAACTTTCCTAATTATTGCTTTCCTCACAAGCTACTTGAAGCTATTCCCCGGGAAAAGACCTTTGGTTCTTGCTCCTAAAACAACTCTCTACACTTGGTACAAGGAGTTCATCAAATGGGAGATCCCAGTTCCGGTTCATTTGATCCATGGTCGACAAACCTACTCTACTTTCAAACACAACAGCACAGTTCAGTTCAATGGAGTTCCAAAACCAAGCAAAGATGTTATGCATGTTCTTGATTGCTTAGAGAAAATACAGAAATGGCACGCGCATCCAAGCGTTCTTGTAATGGGTTACACCTCTTTTCTGACTCTAATGAGGGAAGACTCAAAGTTTGCTCATCGGAAATACATGGCTAAAGTTCTAAGAGAGAGCCCAgggcttcttgttcttgatgaagGACATAACCCAAGGAGTACCAAGTCAAGACTACGTAAGGCCTTGATGAAAGTTGGTACTGACTTAAGGATACTTCTTTCAGGTACTTTGTTTCAGAACAACTTCTGTGAGTACTTCAACACACTGTGTTTGGCTAGACCAAAGTTCATTCATGAGGTTCTGATGGAGTTAGATCAGAAATATAAGACCAGGCAATATGTGAATAAGGCGCCTCACTTACTGGAGAACAGAGCACGTAAACTCTTCATCGATATAATCGCCAAGAAGATTGATGCGAGCGTGGGAGATGAACGCCTTCAAGGTCTCAATATGTTGAAGAATATGACTAATAGTTTCATTGATAATTATGAAGGGAGTGGAAGTGGAAGTGGAGATGCTCTTCCCGGTCTACAGATCTATACATTGTTGATGAACTCGACGGATGTACAGCATAAGATACTCACAAAACTTCAGGATGTAATAAAGAGTCATTACGGGTATCCACTCGAGGTCGAGCTTCAGACCACATTGGCAGCTATACACCCTTGGTTGATCAAGACATCAAACTGTTGCACAAAATTCTTCAACCAACAAGAACTTGTTGAGATTGAAAAACACAAGCACGACGCAAAGAAAGGATCTAAAGTCATGTTTGTGCTAAACCTTGTCTACCGAGTGGTCAAGAGGGAGAAGATCTTGATCTTTTGCCACAACATAGCACCAATCCGTCTGTTTATAGAACTGTTTGAGAACGTTTTCAG GTGGCAAAGAGGCAGAGAGATCTTGACCTTAACCGGTGATCTAGAGCTGTTCGAGAGAGGTAGAGTGATAGACAAATTTGAAGAACTGGGAAACCCATCCCGAGTCCTACTGGCCTCGATCACAGCTTGCGCAGAAGGGATTAGTCTAACCGCTGCTTCACGGGTAATCATGCTTGACTCAGAATGGAACCCTTCAAAGACAAAGCAGGCCATAGCTCGTGCATTCAGACCGGGACAGCAGAAAGTTGTTTATGTTTATCAGCTCTTGTCCAGAGGAACATTGGAGGAAGACAAGTACAGGAGAACGACATGGAAAGAGTGGGTCTCAAGTATGATATTCAGTGAGGAGTTTGTTGAGGATCCGTCTCTATGGCAAGCTGAGAAGATTGAAGATGATGTTCTTAGAGAGATCGTTGGAGAAGATAGAGTCAAATCTTTCCATATGATCATGAAGAATGAGAAGGCTTCAACAGGGTGA